A window of the Actinomycetota bacterium genome harbors these coding sequences:
- a CDS encoding adenylate/guanylate cyclase domain-containing protein — translation MTGSEVRYVNSGGVHIAYRVFGDGPLDLILVPAFTSHLEQNHEWPGVVRWSARLVSFSRLIVFDKRSTGLSDHAPGPVVLEDTMQDVLAVLDAAGAERPAVCGDLEGAALSALFAATHPERTRALVLYAPLVKGTGTGDFPWALAPELQGMFGEQLPAAWGSDPMARLLAGVVAPSLADDQQFLQFLAKAMRSSVSPGAAQAWLRMIRDIDVREALPQIRVPTLIVHRTGDRAVDVGASRYAAGRIPGARLVELPDGDNLPFVGDTEAVAAEIEEFLTGSRTPPMPDRVLATILFTDIAGSTERAAEVGDRRWRELLGRHDTLAREQLERYRGREVKMTGDGLLATFDGPARAVTCAGAIGREVRALGLEVRAAVHTGEVELRDGDIGGIAVHIASRVMGLARPNEVLVSSTVKDLVAGAEIRFEDRSVQSLRGVPGQWHLFAAFP, via the coding sequence ATGACTGGTTCCGAGGTTCGGTATGTCAACAGCGGCGGCGTCCACATCGCCTATCGGGTGTTCGGTGACGGACCCCTGGACCTGATCTTGGTTCCAGCGTTCACCTCCCACCTGGAGCAGAACCACGAGTGGCCGGGTGTCGTGCGCTGGAGTGCGCGGCTGGTGTCGTTCTCCCGGCTCATCGTGTTCGACAAGCGCAGTACCGGGCTGTCCGACCACGCGCCAGGACCGGTAGTCCTCGAGGACACCATGCAGGATGTTCTGGCGGTCCTGGACGCCGCTGGGGCCGAGCGCCCAGCCGTCTGCGGCGACCTCGAGGGGGCCGCCCTGAGCGCCCTGTTCGCCGCCACCCATCCCGAACGCACGCGGGCCCTGGTCCTGTACGCGCCCCTGGTCAAGGGCACCGGCACCGGCGACTTCCCCTGGGCGCTGGCGCCCGAGCTGCAGGGCATGTTCGGCGAACAGTTGCCGGCCGCCTGGGGGAGCGACCCCATGGCCAGGCTGCTGGCGGGCGTGGTGGCCCCCAGCCTCGCCGACGACCAGCAGTTCCTCCAGTTCTTGGCCAAGGCGATGCGGAGCAGCGTCAGTCCGGGAGCTGCCCAGGCCTGGTTGCGGATGATCAGGGACATCGACGTGCGGGAGGCGCTGCCCCAGATCCGCGTGCCGACGTTGATCGTGCATCGGACCGGCGACCGGGCCGTGGATGTGGGGGCGAGCCGCTATGCCGCCGGCCGCATTCCCGGCGCCAGGCTCGTCGAGCTCCCAGACGGCGACAACCTGCCGTTCGTCGGCGACACCGAGGCGGTTGCCGCCGAGATCGAGGAGTTCCTCACCGGTTCCCGGACCCCACCGATGCCGGATCGGGTCCTGGCCACGATCCTGTTCACCGACATCGCCGGCTCGACCGAACGCGCCGCCGAGGTGGGCGATCGCCGATGGCGGGAGCTGCTCGGGCGCCACGACACCCTGGCCCGAGAGCAGCTGGAGCGGTACCGGGGCCGGGAGGTGAAGATGACCGGCGACGGGCTGCTGGCGACCTTCGATGGCCCGGCCCGGGCGGTGACGTGCGCCGGCGCGATCGGCCGGGAGGTGCGCGCGCTCGGCCTTGAGGTCCGGGCGGCCGTGCACACCGGCGAGGTCGAGCTCCGGGACGGCGACATCGGCGGGATCGCGGTCCACATCGCCTCGCGGGTCATGGGTCTGGCCCGGCCCAACGAGGTGCTGGTGTCCAGTACGGTAAAGGACCTGGTCGCGGGAGCCGAGATCCGGTTCGAGGACCGGAGTGTCCAGTCCCTCCGGGGGGTGCCCGGCCAGTGGCACCTGTTCGCGGCGTTCCCCTGA
- a CDS encoding MFS transporter — MTAAPVTARAGRREWIGLAVLALACLLYAMDLTVLHLAVPSLSAELQPSSAELLWITDIYGFMVAGFLVTMGTLGDRIGRRRLLLIGAAAFGVLSILAALSTSPGQLIAARALLGIAGATLAPSTLSLIFSLFQDPRQRSVAIGIWITAFSAGGAIGPVLGGVLLERYWWGSVFLLALPVMALLLTLGPRVLPEYRDPNAGRLDLVSAALSLVAVLAVVFGLKLVAQDGLGMLAVSAVLVGLVVGVVFVRRQLTLADPMIDLRLFRIQAFNASLATNLLGIFIAVGYFLFVAQYLQLVLGLSPLEAGLWSLPSAVGFIVGSNLAPRILRRVRPAYVIGTGLGLAAVGLAVLTRVGGSRDADLAILVGASLVVSLGLAPVFTATTDLIVGSAPPERAGAASGISETGAELGGAFGIAILGSIGAAVYRGVLADTMPAGIPAEAAAVARDTLGGAMGVAAQLPGELGAALVDAAREAFVQGMQLTVALSAVVAAGGAVMATVLLRAVPAGAEAEAAEQPAPEPVAVAQPEPERAIQVIRVGSGCLACPGERQPSDVQRA; from the coding sequence GTGACCGCCGCCCCCGTGACGGCACGGGCGGGCCGGCGCGAGTGGATCGGGCTGGCGGTGCTGGCCCTGGCCTGCCTGCTGTACGCGATGGACCTGACGGTGCTGCATCTGGCCGTGCCGTCGTTGAGCGCGGAGCTGCAGCCCAGCAGCGCGGAGCTGCTGTGGATCACCGACATCTACGGCTTCATGGTCGCCGGGTTCCTGGTCACCATGGGCACCCTCGGCGACCGGATCGGCCGCCGCCGGCTGCTGCTGATCGGCGCCGCCGCCTTCGGCGTACTCTCGATCCTTGCCGCCCTGTCGACCAGCCCTGGGCAGCTGATCGCGGCCAGGGCGCTGCTGGGGATCGCCGGGGCGACCCTGGCGCCGTCCACCCTGTCGCTGATCTTCAGCCTGTTCCAGGACCCCAGGCAGCGCTCGGTCGCCATCGGGATCTGGATCACCGCCTTCTCGGCCGGCGGCGCCATCGGGCCTGTGCTGGGCGGGGTACTGCTTGAGCGCTACTGGTGGGGCTCGGTGTTCCTGCTGGCGCTGCCGGTGATGGCGCTGCTGCTGACGCTGGGTCCGCGGGTGCTGCCGGAGTACCGCGACCCCAATGCCGGCCGGCTGGACCTGGTGAGCGCGGCGTTGTCGCTGGTGGCGGTGCTGGCGGTGGTCTTCGGGCTGAAGCTGGTCGCCCAGGACGGGCTCGGCATGCTCGCCGTCTCGGCCGTCCTGGTGGGGCTGGTGGTGGGCGTGGTGTTCGTGCGCCGACAGCTGACTCTTGCCGACCCGATGATCGACCTTCGGCTGTTCCGGATCCAGGCGTTCAACGCGTCGTTGGCGACCAACCTGCTCGGCATCTTCATCGCGGTCGGCTACTTCCTGTTCGTCGCCCAGTACCTGCAGCTGGTGCTCGGACTCTCGCCGCTGGAGGCGGGCCTGTGGTCGCTGCCGTCGGCGGTCGGGTTCATCGTCGGCTCCAACCTGGCTCCCCGGATCCTGCGCCGGGTCCGCCCGGCCTACGTGATCGGCACCGGCCTGGGGTTGGCGGCGGTCGGCCTGGCCGTGCTCACCCGGGTCGGCGGCTCGCGCGACGCCGACCTGGCGATCCTGGTGGGTGCCTCGCTGGTGGTGTCGCTGGGCCTGGCGCCGGTGTTCACCGCCACCACCGACCTGATCGTCGGGTCGGCCCCGCCCGAGCGCGCCGGGGCGGCCTCGGGGATCTCAGAGACCGGCGCCGAGCTGGGCGGCGCGTTCGGCATCGCGATCCTCGGCAGCATCGGGGCGGCGGTCTACCGCGGCGTCCTGGCCGACACGATGCCGGCGGGGATCCCGGCCGAGGCTGCGGCGGTCGCGCGCGACACCCTCGGCGGGGCGATGGGCGTGGCCGCGCAGCTGCCCGGCGAGCTCGGCGCGGCGCTGGTCGACGCGGCCCGGGAGGCGTTCGTGCAGGGGATGCAGCTCACCGTCGCGCTCAGCGCCGTGGTCGCGGCCGGCGGCGCCGTCATGGCGACGGTCCTGCTTCGGGCGGTGCCCGCCGGTGCCGAGGCCGAGGCCGCCGAGCAGCCCGCTCCCGAGCCGGTCGCCGTCGCCCAGCCCGAGCCAGAGCGTGCCATCCAGGTCATCCGGGTGGGCTCGGGATGCCTCGCATGCCCGGGCGAGCGCCAGCCCTCGGACGTCCAGCGCGCCTAG